The region AGTGTAGATTATCGTTATCCACACAACAGACATATAAAGGCATAGTGTAGCAATTGTCTTTTGTACATTATACTTTGTGTTGTATACAATAACTGGTTGGCAGTAGAtgacagaattaaaaaaataaataggtttCACTGCTGCAATAATGATAATATCGACTATTGGAGGAACAGCTCCGACTGTCCAAATCAAACAGATGAGAATGTAAGTCCTGTTCACTGTGCAGATCTGAGAATGACGTAGTGGTTTACCAATGGCAATGTAACGCTCTATTGCCATCCCAGCCAAAATCAAAGGAGTATTCATATGAGTAGTTGAACCTAATACTAACAGTGtacagcaaacagaaacatttacattaggCAATGTATATGTCAAAACATACAAAGTCACTGATATGCAAATCATGAGAATGTCATTGATTACAAGGTTAATATAGAGAATGTACCTTGGGTCACTGTGAAATACTGTATTGTGGAAGAAAGTGACCACTAACATCCCATTTATGCAATTAATGACTAGGCAAAgagaaacaataacaatattttttataacaGCTTGCTGGTAAGTGTCCTGAATTTGAACTTGGTCAGTTGTTATGTTCATTGCCCTGTTTCTCTGATAATTACCTGGAAAAAACCAATAATTCCAGAAAACCAGAATGTAATcttaacattttataaatgtgtcAATGTGTCAATCCCTGTTTGTTGTATAGTTATATAACTTGCATCTACCTCAAATAAGTTAACAGTCCAATTCCAGGTGCTGTTCTTTCCTTTAGCCAGAAGGAAGGTTAGAGTGGACTGTTAGATTTGTTCATATCACCACTGTTTTATAATATATCAACACCAAGGGATTAAAGAGGAGTATACATGTAAGAGGTAGTGTGGGGGCCCACCTCCTgctccttttttgttatttttaaatttcatgaTTCCTTCCTGTAAGGTACCCTGTCAGCTTGAATCTCagattcatttcagtttcaatttATGGGTATAGATTTTCTGATGAACTACTAAGTCTGGTGTAAATTTGAAA is a window of Electrophorus electricus isolate fEleEle1 chromosome 3, fEleEle1.pri, whole genome shotgun sequence DNA encoding:
- the LOC118241030 gene encoding odorant receptor 131-2-like, producing the protein MNITTDQVQIQDTYQQAVIKNIVIVSLCLVINCINGMLVVTFFHNTVFHSDPRYILYINLVINDILMICISVTLYVLTYTLPNVNVSVCCTLLVLGSTTHMNTPLILAGMAIERYIAIGKPLRHSQICTVNRTYILICLIWTVGAVPPIVDIIIIAAVKPIYFFNSVIYCQPVIVYNTKYNVQKTIATLCLYMSVVWITIIYTYFRVLFIARIASSGYHQTSAKKARNTILLHGVQLLLCMLSYVAPVLDMVLIPFFPDQRTLISFINYLLTNIIPRLLSPLIYGIRDQKFVRYIKGYFSCKVVVKVTH